GCGTCTTTAGCCATCTTGATTGCAGCTAGAGTCTCAGTTAGAGAACCGATTTGGTTGAACTTGATAAGGATAGAGTTAGCGATGCCTTTCTCGATACCTTCAGCTAGGATCTTAGTGTTTGTAACGAATAGATCGTCACCAACTAGTTGAAGTTTGTCACCTAGTAGTTCAGTTTGGTGCTTGAAGCCAGCCCAATCAGACTCGTCTAGACCGTCTTCGATAGAAACGATTGGGAACTTGCTAGCTAGGTCAGCTAGGTAGTGGTTGAACTCTTCAGAAGTGAAAGTTTTACCTTCGCCTTTCATGTTGTAGATGCCAGCTTCTTTGTCGAAGAACTCAGATGCTGCACAGTCCATAGCAAGAGTAACGTCTTTACCTAGTTCGTAACCAGCAGCTGCAACAGCTTCTGCGATAACTTCTAGAGCTTCAGCGTTAGACTTAAGGTTAGGAGCGAAACCACCTTCGTCACCAACTGCAGTGCTGTAGCCTTTAGACTTAAGAACTTTAGCTAGGTTGTGGAATACTTCCGCACCGATACGTAGAGCTTCTTTAAGAGTTTTAGCGCCAACTGGTTGGATCATGAACTCTTGGATGTCAACGTTGTTGTCAGCGTGCTCACCACCGTTGATGATGTTCATCATTGGTAGAGGCATAGAGAACTGACCAGCAGTGCCGTTTAGCTCAGCGATGTGCTCGTATAGAGGCATGCCTTTAGCTGCAGCAGCTGCTTTAGCGTTAGCTAGAGAAACAGCTAGGATAGCGTTCGCACCAAATTTAGATTTGTTTTCAGTGCCGTCTAGTTCGATCATCACTGCGTCGATTGCAGCTTGGTCTTTAGCGTCTTTACCAACTAGAGCGTCAGCGATTGGGCCGTTTACAGCTTCAATTGCTTTAAGAACACCTTTACCTAGGAAACGTGATTTGTCACCGTCACGTAGCTCAAGAGCTTCGCGTGAACCTGTAGAAGCACCAGATGGAGCTGCTGCCATACCAACGAAACCGCCTTCTAGGTGTACTTCAGCTTCAACAGTTGGGTTACCACGTGAGTCGATGATTTCACGACCTAGAACTTTAACGATCTTAGACATTAATGTTTCCTCTCGTATAAATATAAATGTCGAAATTAAAGGGCAGTCGCAAACCTTCGCAACTGCCCGTATCCCTTTTACTTCTTACTTCAATTCACCGCGCGAGTTTTCTCCCGCAGCTTTTACGAAACCTGCGAACAGTGGGTGACCATCGCGAGGAGTTGAAGTGAACTCTGGGTGGAACTGAGCCGCTACAAACCATGGGTGAGCTGGGTTCTCAATCATTTCCACAAGCTTCTTATCCGCAGATAAACCTGAAACTTTCAGACCTGCTTTTTCTATTTGCGGGCGAAGATTGTTGTTCACTTCGTAACGGTGGCGATGACGTTCATGGATTGTATCGCTACCGTATAGTTCACGTGCTTTGGTGCCTTTTGCTAGGTGACACAGCTGTGAACCAAGACGCATTGTACCACCAAGGTTAGATGATTCTGTACGTTCTTCAACGTTACCATCTGCATCAACCCATTCTGTGATCAAGCCTACCACAGGGTACTTAGTCTCTTTGTTAAATTCTGTTGAATGTGCACCTTCCATGCCTGCTACATTACGTGCGTATTCAATCAGTGCAACTTGCATACCTAGACAAATACCAAGGTAAGGAACTTTATTCTCACGTGCGTATTGCGCTGCAAGGATCTTACCTTCGATACCACGGTCACCAAAACCGCCAGGTACTAGGATTGCGTCTAGACCTTCAAGAAGTTCGACACCTTTAGTCTCGACATCTTGAGAGTCTACGTACTTAATAGTGACGCTTAGACGATTTTTCAAGCCCGCATGTTTAAGTGCTTCGTTTACTGACTTGTAAGCATCTGGTAATTCGATGTATTTACCTACCATACCGATGGTTACTTCGCCAGTTGGGTTCGCTTCTTCATAGATTACTTGTTCCCACTCAGAAAGGTCGGCTTCTGGTGCAGTAATACCAAAACGAGAACATACTAGGTCATCAAGACCTTGGGCGCGAATTAGTTGAGGGATCTTGTAGATAGAATCTACGTCCTTCATAGAGATTACCGCTTTCTCAGGAACGTTACAGAATAGCGCAATCTTCTTACGCTCGTTCGCTGGGATCATACGATCGCTGCGGCAAACTAGGATATCTGGTTGGATACCGATTGAAAGCAGCTCTTTTACAGAGTGCTGAGTCGGTTTCGTTTTCACTTCACCTGCAGCTGCAAGGTAAGGAACGAGAGTTAGGTGCATGAACATTGCACGTTCACGGCCGATTTCAACTGCTAGCTGACGAATCGCTTCCATAAATGGTAGTGACTCGATATCACCTACCGTACCACCAACTTCAACGATCGCGATGTCATGACCTTGAGAGCCATTGATCACACGGTCTTTGATTGCATTTGTGATATGAGGGATAACTTGAATCGTTGCACCAAGGTAGTCACCACGACGCTCTTTAGCTAGAACGTCTGAGTAAACACGACCTGCGGTAAAGTTATTACGCTTAGTCATCTTAGTGCGGATGAATCGCTCGTAGTGACCAAGGTCTAGGTCTGTCTCTGCGCCGTCTTCTGTTACAAACACTTCACCATGTTGAGTTGGGCTCATAGTGCCTGGGTCAACGTTGATGTAAGGGTCAAGCTTCATCATAGTCACTTTAAGACCGCGAGCTTCAAGAATAGCTGCAAGAGATGCTGCTGCAATACCTTTACCTAGAGAGGATACAACCCCGCCAGTAACAAAAATGTAATTTGTCGTCATGTTTAACCTGAAATTGGTTGAATGAGGGAAAATGGATTTCTTCTGGACGGGATGTAAATATACCAGAAGCCCCTTACCGCCACAACGTGAAATCTATCACACCACGATTAATTATTTTTTGCTTCAAATCAAACTGAATGATTCAGATTAATTAAACTTGTAAATAGGATGAGTCAAATTTATCCCAAATACACCTAATTACATCATAATACTGCGTTCATCTTGTTTAACTTGTTGCCAAAATTGCTCCAATTCATCCAAAGTGCAGTCAGCTAAAACCCTGCCTGCTTGAGAAACTTTTTGCTCAACAGCAGCAAAACGGCGCGCAAATTTTAGATTTGCTTTAGCTAGCGCCACTTCGGGGTTAGCTTCTAAATGGCGAGCAAGATTGACGACCGCGAACATTAAATCGCCGAGTTCCAGCTCAATGTTCTCTTGTTTGCAATCGGCCAGCATCGATTCTTCAAGTACTTCATCAAGTTCTTCACGTACTTTTTCGACCACCGGACCGATGGAATCCCAATCAAATCCATAGCGCGCACATTTTTTCTGCATTTTTGTGGCACGTAATAATGCAGGTAGAGAATTTGGTATTGAGTCTAGAATACTTTGCTCAGTTTTGCCTGCTTGCGCTTTCTCTTTTGCTTTTTCGGCTTCCCAGTTGGCATTGATAGCTTCATCAGATTCAAACTCAACCTGAGAGAAAACATGTGGGTGACGACGAGTGAGCTTTTCATTGACCGTTTCCACCACATCAGAAAATTCGAATAGCCCTTGCTCTTTGGCAAGTTGGCTGTAAAAAATCACCTGAAACAGCAAATCACCCAGTTCCTCTTTTAAGTTCGGCCAATCTTGATTGTGAATCGCATCCACCACTTCATAAGTCTCTTCAAGAGTATGGGGAACAATTGTGTCAAAGGTCTGTTTGCGATCCCAAGGGCAGCCTTTTTGCGGATCACGCAGAGTGGCCATAATCTGTTCTAACTGTTCAATTGGATGACTCATTACCTTTCTCCTCTGCCCACCTCTCATGGCAAGCAGCTAATAAACAAAAAGGTGAGCAGCACAAACCACTCACCTTGAAATTTTTGTCTCACGCCGAGTTTGGAGTGACATTCTTGTTAAAAGCGAGATTCCCTATCACGTTCGTTCCTCACTGTAGGGAATGACAATATTTGGGCTCTCGCGTTTACCATCTAGCTCCTCACTCGTCCTTGAACTTTTCTAAGTAGTTGGCTGTTGGCTCTAGGCGGCGAGTTGATGTCGACTCCTGTCCACTATGTGATGGAGCGAAATCAACGAAGACAACAACGAGATACAGCCAAATAACCTAAACGCTTTTGCTAAGCAGTGGCTGTTAGCTCGCACAGTACAACGTTTCGCTATAGATTTGGCGTCGTAGCTAGGCAGCCAGTAAAAATATGCTCCTGAACATAGACTACTATGTGATGGAGATATTTTTATGCAGCTAACACCGCTACGACGTCAAAGATGACGCGAAAATTAGCCGAGGCGTTTAACTAGCATCACATCTCTTATCTGCTCAACGCGACTAATCAACCTATTCACCACTTCAACCGTGGTCACTTCTAGGTCAAAGTCTAGAATCGATAGCTGATTGCGGTAGTCCACTCGGCTCTTCATGCTATTGACTTTGACTTTTTCATTGGCAAATAGAGTGGTGATTTCTTTTAGCAAACCACTGCGCTCCATCGCTTCTACTCGTAGCGTTAGCGAATACGTACCGGCAAAGCCACTTCCCCAGACTGTATCGATTATACGTTCTGGGGCATGGTGACGAAGCTCTTCGAGCTGCTCACAATCGGCACGATGGACTGAAATGCCACGACCTTGTGTGATATAGCCTTTGATTTCATCACCTGGGATCGGCTGGCAACAGCGAGCAAGATGGGTCATCAGGTTATCGACGCCTTCGACAACGACGGCATCTTTATTCGGTCGACTTGGTGCTGATGGCTTGCTTTCCGCCTCTAGTAGTTTTTCTAGCGCTTGCTGATCTTCTTCTTCAGCGGTCGGTTTATTGACCAATGCATTGATATGGTTAATGATTTGGTTGATACGCAAATCACCACTACCAATCCCGACAAACAGCTCGTCTGAAGTATTCATATTGAAACGCTTGAGCGCGTATTGCTCAGCATCTTTTAGGGTTGCACCGATCTTCGCTAGCTCGTGCTCTAGTATTTCGCGTCCTGCTTCAAGGTTTTTCTCTCGGCTTTGTTTGCGGAACCAAGCGTTGATTTTGGCACGAGCACGACCTGAGGTAACAAACCCGGTCGATGGATTTAACCAGTCACGTGATGGGTTTGGCTCTTTTTGGGTGATGATTTCAACTTGATCGCCCATTTGCAACTTGTGGGTAAATGGCACGATACGCCCGCCCACTTTGGCACCGATACAGCGGTGCCCCACCATTGAGTGAATATGGTAGGCAAAATCGAGCGGTGTTGCGCCCATTGGCAAGTCAACCACATCACCACGTGGGGTAAAGGCATAGACGCGATCATCAAAGACTTGGCTACGGACTTCGTCCAGCATCTCGCCTGAATCCGACATCTCTTCTTGCCAATCAAGCAGTTTACGTAGCCAAGTAATTTTCTCATCGTAACCGCTGCGACCACTGCCGCCTTCTTTGTACTTCCAGTGTGCCGCAACCCCGAGCTCAGAGTCTTCGTGCATCTGTTTGGTACGAATTTGGATCTCGATGGTCTTGCCTTCTGGACCAAGAATCACTGTATGGATAGATTGGTAACCATTCGGTTTTGGGTTGGCAACGTAGTCGTCAAACTCACTCGGTAAATGCTTATATTTGGTGTGTACAACACCGAGGGCTGCATAACAATCTTGCAGTTTATCAGCAATAATCCGCACCGCGCGCACGTCGAAAAGCTCATCAAACTCTAAGCCTTTTTTCTGCATTTTGCGCCAAATACTGTAGATGTGTTTCGGTCGCCCACTCACATCAGCATTGATGGCTGAGACTTTCATCTCTTTAAGCAGGTCATCAACAAAATCTTTAATATACTGCTCACGCACAATGCGGCGCTCTGACAGTTGCTTCGCGATTTGCTTATAGGTGTCAGGTTGTTGATAGCGGAAAGCGTAGTCTTCGATTTCCCATTTAAGCTGACCAATGCCAAGACGGTTGGCTAATGGCGCATAAATGTTGGCGCACTCTTTAGCTACAGCACGGCGCACTTCATCCGGCGCTTTTTTCACTTCAATTAGATTACAGATACGCTCAGCCAGTTTGATGACCACGCAACGGAAATCATCCACCATCGCAAGTAACATGCGGCGCACATTATCTACTTGCGCAGACGCAGCACTTCCCTCTAGGGTCACGTTTAGTTGCCCCAATGCCGCCATCTCTTCGACACCATCAATCAGCTTGATGATCTCTTTGCTGAAATCTTCCTCGAGTTTCTCGCGCTGCAAAGCCCCACTGGAAACTAATGGAAATAGTAACGCCGCGATTAACGTGGGTTTATCCATTGAGAGCGTGATCAGGATTTCAATCATCTCTCGACCACGCCACAGCAACAATGGTGCATTGTCGTTACCTTGCAGGTAACTTTCACACTGATGATAAACTTGTGTTAAGCGCTGAGCAGTTTGAGGTTCCTGCTTTAAACTAGTAATCCACTTATCTAGTTCAAACTGTTCATCTTGATTTAAATGCGCGCTTCTTACCGCAACCATCTTTCTTCGTCCTAGTTGTTATTTTTATTTACCGACTAACCTTGTCTTATAGGCTATAAAACCTATCGTTAGTTCAACTTTTCCTAGCGCATGACAAATAGTGCCATTGACTCAAGGTGCCCCGTATGCGGGAACATATCTAGCATACCAAGCTTTTCTAACTGGTAGCCTTGTTCTAACAGGCTTTGGCTATCTCGGGCAAGCGTTGCTGGGTTACAAGAAACATAGACAACCCGCTGAGCGCCCAATCCTGCTAGTTGGTCTACTATACCACTCGCACCCGCTCTAGCTGGATCGAGCAGTATCTTATCAAATTTTTCACTAGCCCATGGTTGAGATGACATATCTTGTTCCAAATTTGCTTGATAGAACGATACATTATCGATCTGATTCAAACGGGCATTTTCACTGGCTTTCACTACCATGGCATCGACGCCTTCCACGCCAATCACCGATTTAGCCAGCTGCGCCATAGGTAAACTGAAGTTACCTAAACCACAGAACAGATCAAGCACATGATCCGCTTTGCTTAACTCAAGCCATGCTAATGCTTGCGCAACCATTTTTTGGTTCACGGTCTGATTGACTTGAATAAAGTTGTTCGGCGCAAATGGAATCTTAGTTCCTGTCTCTAAATAGTGCGCCTCTTCGCCAACCACCAAATCCAGTTGCTCGGCTTGCGGCATCAAATAAAGCGTTGCTTGGTGCTGTTTGGCAAAACTCTCTAGCTGTTGCTGTTCTTTACTGGTCAAAGGCTTGAGATGACGCAACACCATCACTTTGGTGTTATCACCTTTGACTAACTCCACATGACCAATTGAATCTTGGCGAGTAAAAGTTTGCAGCAATTGATATAGCTCTGGCAGCATCGCATTAAGATCAACGTCAAGTACTGGGCAATCAGTCACTGTCACGAT
This is a stretch of genomic DNA from Vibrio panuliri. It encodes these proteins:
- the mazG gene encoding nucleoside triphosphate pyrophosphohydrolase, with amino-acid sequence MSHPIEQLEQIMATLRDPQKGCPWDRKQTFDTIVPHTLEETYEVVDAIHNQDWPNLKEELGDLLFQVIFYSQLAKEQGLFEFSDVVETVNEKLTRRHPHVFSQVEFESDEAINANWEAEKAKEKAQAGKTEQSILDSIPNSLPALLRATKMQKKCARYGFDWDSIGPVVEKVREELDEVLEESMLADCKQENIELELGDLMFAVVNLARHLEANPEVALAKANLKFARRFAAVEQKVSQAGRVLADCTLDELEQFWQQVKQDERSIMM
- the eno gene encoding phosphopyruvate hydratase, with translation MSKIVKVLGREIIDSRGNPTVEAEVHLEGGFVGMAAAPSGASTGSREALELRDGDKSRFLGKGVLKAIEAVNGPIADALVGKDAKDQAAIDAVMIELDGTENKSKFGANAILAVSLANAKAAAAAKGMPLYEHIAELNGTAGQFSMPLPMMNIINGGEHADNNVDIQEFMIQPVGAKTLKEALRIGAEVFHNLAKVLKSKGYSTAVGDEGGFAPNLKSNAEALEVIAEAVAAAGYELGKDVTLAMDCAASEFFDKEAGIYNMKGEGKTFTSEEFNHYLADLASKFPIVSIEDGLDESDWAGFKHQTELLGDKLQLVGDDLFVTNTKILAEGIEKGIANSILIKFNQIGSLTETLAAIKMAKDAGYTAVISHRSGETEDATIADLAVGTAAGQIKTGSMSRSDRVAKYNQLIRIEEALGERAPFNGLKEVKGQ
- the relA gene encoding GTP diphosphokinase — encoded protein: MVAVRSAHLNQDEQFELDKWITSLKQEPQTAQRLTQVYHQCESYLQGNDNAPLLLWRGREMIEILITLSMDKPTLIAALLFPLVSSGALQREKLEEDFSKEIIKLIDGVEEMAALGQLNVTLEGSAASAQVDNVRRMLLAMVDDFRCVVIKLAERICNLIEVKKAPDEVRRAVAKECANIYAPLANRLGIGQLKWEIEDYAFRYQQPDTYKQIAKQLSERRIVREQYIKDFVDDLLKEMKVSAINADVSGRPKHIYSIWRKMQKKGLEFDELFDVRAVRIIADKLQDCYAALGVVHTKYKHLPSEFDDYVANPKPNGYQSIHTVILGPEGKTIEIQIRTKQMHEDSELGVAAHWKYKEGGSGRSGYDEKITWLRKLLDWQEEMSDSGEMLDEVRSQVFDDRVYAFTPRGDVVDLPMGATPLDFAYHIHSMVGHRCIGAKVGGRIVPFTHKLQMGDQVEIITQKEPNPSRDWLNPSTGFVTSGRARAKINAWFRKQSREKNLEAGREILEHELAKIGATLKDAEQYALKRFNMNTSDELFVGIGSGDLRINQIINHINALVNKPTAEEEDQQALEKLLEAESKPSAPSRPNKDAVVVEGVDNLMTHLARCCQPIPGDEIKGYITQGRGISVHRADCEQLEELRHHAPERIIDTVWGSGFAGTYSLTLRVEAMERSGLLKEITTLFANEKVKVNSMKSRVDYRNQLSILDFDLEVTTVEVVNRLISRVEQIRDVMLVKRLG
- the rlmD gene encoding 23S rRNA (uracil(1939)-C(5))-methyltransferase RlmD, yielding MARFFQPKKKTQLDTKHQSVKVEKLDHQGVGIAFQSGKPMFIEGALPTEQVLVQLTESKSKFAKANLIKVQTPSKERVQPFCRHYHQCGGCNLQHLEEPAQLQYKQQALSGLMRKFSGQTLELSAPITGESLGYRRRARISVMLDKKTRQLQFGFRRKQSKQIVTVTDCPVLDVDLNAMLPELYQLLQTFTRQDSIGHVELVKGDNTKVMVLRHLKPLTSKEQQQLESFAKQHQATLYLMPQAEQLDLVVGEEAHYLETGTKIPFAPNNFIQVNQTVNQKMVAQALAWLELSKADHVLDLFCGLGNFSLPMAQLAKSVIGVEGVDAMVVKASENARLNQIDNVSFYQANLEQDMSSQPWASEKFDKILLDPARAGASGIVDQLAGLGAQRVVYVSCNPATLARDSQSLLEQGYQLEKLGMLDMFPHTGHLESMALFVMR
- a CDS encoding CTP synthase, which produces MTTNYIFVTGGVVSSLGKGIAAASLAAILEARGLKVTMMKLDPYINVDPGTMSPTQHGEVFVTEDGAETDLDLGHYERFIRTKMTKRNNFTAGRVYSDVLAKERRGDYLGATIQVIPHITNAIKDRVINGSQGHDIAIVEVGGTVGDIESLPFMEAIRQLAVEIGRERAMFMHLTLVPYLAAAGEVKTKPTQHSVKELLSIGIQPDILVCRSDRMIPANERKKIALFCNVPEKAVISMKDVDSIYKIPQLIRAQGLDDLVCSRFGITAPEADLSEWEQVIYEEANPTGEVTIGMVGKYIELPDAYKSVNEALKHAGLKNRLSVTIKYVDSQDVETKGVELLEGLDAILVPGGFGDRGIEGKILAAQYARENKVPYLGICLGMQVALIEYARNVAGMEGAHSTEFNKETKYPVVGLITEWVDADGNVEERTESSNLGGTMRLGSQLCHLAKGTKARELYGSDTIHERHRHRYEVNNNLRPQIEKAGLKVSGLSADKKLVEMIENPAHPWFVAAQFHPEFTSTPRDGHPLFAGFVKAAGENSRGELK